In Entelurus aequoreus isolate RoL-2023_Sb linkage group LG02, RoL_Eaeq_v1.1, whole genome shotgun sequence, one genomic interval encodes:
- the LOC133630527 gene encoding uncharacterized protein LOC133630527 isoform X3, whose protein sequence is MAQIVLVYFMTSLILVSAQDVKYFLKGQDIHLMPSISEQPIHFIWLHNGNDVVLFTGTEDFVLSSYKNRITLDRVSAELIIKNATYEDSGVYLLEMNINNKQDTFQCEIKVIDKVSKPNISCEMSDTKQATLVCSTESKHPHLLKFKWSSPGKEQTGPNLTITVRNEDDDQVYRCDVSNPLTNETASFTTKDCFLGKRSDALWIIIVCIFILVIILCCVLYIKCQYLKVSKERDKNTSSLDQVLTLPSNSGLKVLTDEEEMDSEGAMRLTASVHALHSSSTDINTIIKLSDTSNDQQVHLKNSEENVKTDDFLSGATLSHWGVIRRRSNSWSGINTTYDRNVHLKKKEDFREKKKSL, encoded by the exons ATGGCTCAAATTGTCTTAGTTTATTTCATGACTTCCCTCATTTTAG TTTCTGCACAGGATGTGAAATATTTCCTGAAGGGTCAGGACATACACTTGATGCCATCCATCTCTGAACAACCTATTCATTTTATCTGGCTACATAATGGAAATGATGTGGTATTGTTTACTGGCACGGAGGACTTTGTGCTTTCTTCATACAAGAACAGAATCACTCTGGACCGGGTCTCTGCAGAACTCATCATCAAAAACGCCACATATGAAGACAGTGGAGTCTATCTCCTAGAAATGAACATAAACAACAAGCAGGATACTTTCCAGTGTGAAATTAAAGTTATAG ACAAAGTATCCAAACCCAACATATCCTGTGAGATGAGCGACACAAAGCAGGCGACACTTGTGTGCTCAACAGAGTCCAAACATCCTCATTTATTAAAGTTTAAGTGGAGCTCACCAGGAAAGGAGCAGACTGGACCAAATTTAACAATAACTGTCAGGAATGAAGATGATGATCAAGTTTATCGTTGTGATGTCAGCAACCCTCTGACCAATGAAACAGCTTCATTCACCACTAAGGACTGCTTCCTGG GTAAAAGATCAGATGCTCTATGGATTATCATAGTCTGTATCTTCATTCTGGTCATCATCTTGTGTTGTGTTTTATACATAAAATGTCAATATCTAAAAG TGTCCAAAGAGCGTGATAAAAACACATCCTCCTTAGACCAAGTACTCACTCTTCCCTCCAACTCAG GATTGAAGGTGTTGACTGATGAGGAGGAGATGGATTCAGAAGGAGCCATGCGACTCACTGCTTCTGTTCATGCACTTCATTCCTCTTCAACAGACATAAACACTATCATTAAACTTTCAGATACCAGCAATGATCAGCAAGTTCATCTGAAAAATTCGGAGGAAAATGTGAAAACAGATGACTTCCTGAGTGGAGCGACACTCAGTCATTGGGGAGTAATTAGAAGACGAAGCAACAGTTGGTCAGGAATAAATACTACATATGACAGAAATGTGCATCTCAAAAAGAAGGAAGATTTCAGGGAGAAAAAAAAGAGTCTTTGA
- the LOC133630527 gene encoding uncharacterized protein LOC133630527 isoform X2, protein MTQHVFVYFMTFLILVSAQDVKYFLKGQDIHLMPSISEQPIHFIWLHNGNDVVLFTGTEDFVLSSYKNRITLDRVSAELIIKNATYEDSGVYLLEMNINNKQDTFQCEIKVIDKVSKPNISCEMSDTKQATLVCSTESKHPHLLKFKWSSPGKEQTGPNLTITVRNEDDDQVYRCDVSNPLTNETASFTTKDCFLGKRSDALWIIIVCIFILVIILCCVLYIKCQYLKVSKERDKNTSSLDQVLTLPSNSGLKVLTDEEEMDSEGAMRLTASVHALHSSSTDINTIIKLSDTSNDQQVHLKNSEENVKTDDFLSGATLSHWGVIRRRSNSWSGINTTYDRNVHLKKKEDFREKKKSL, encoded by the exons ATGACTCAACATGTCTTCGTTTATTTCATGACTTTCCTCATTTTAG TTTCTGCACAGGATGTGAAATATTTCCTGAAGGGTCAGGACATACACTTGATGCCATCCATCTCTGAACAACCTATTCATTTTATCTGGCTACATAATGGAAATGATGTGGTATTGTTTACTGGCACGGAGGACTTTGTGCTTTCTTCATACAAGAACAGAATCACTCTGGACCGGGTCTCTGCAGAACTCATCATCAAAAACGCCACATATGAAGACAGTGGAGTCTATCTCCTAGAAATGAACATAAACAACAAGCAGGATACTTTCCAGTGTGAAATTAAAGTTATAG ACAAAGTATCCAAACCCAACATATCCTGTGAGATGAGCGACACAAAGCAGGCGACACTTGTGTGCTCAACAGAGTCCAAACATCCTCATTTATTAAAGTTTAAGTGGAGCTCACCAGGAAAGGAGCAGACTGGACCAAATTTAACAATAACTGTCAGGAATGAAGATGATGATCAAGTTTATCGTTGTGATGTCAGCAACCCTCTGACCAATGAAACAGCTTCATTCACCACTAAGGACTGCTTCCTGG GTAAAAGATCAGATGCTCTATGGATTATCATAGTCTGTATCTTCATTCTGGTCATCATCTTGTGTTGTGTTTTATACATAAAATGTCAATATCTAAAAG TGTCCAAAGAGCGTGATAAAAACACATCCTCCTTAGACCAAGTACTCACTCTTCCCTCCAACTCAG GATTGAAGGTGTTGACTGATGAGGAGGAGATGGATTCAGAAGGAGCCATGCGACTCACTGCTTCTGTTCATGCACTTCATTCCTCTTCAACAGACATAAACACTATCATTAAACTTTCAGATACCAGCAATGATCAGCAAGTTCATCTGAAAAATTCGGAGGAAAATGTGAAAACAGATGACTTCCTGAGTGGAGCGACACTCAGTCATTGGGGAGTAATTAGAAGACGAAGCAACAGTTGGTCAGGAATAAATACTACATATGACAGAAATGTGCATCTCAAAAAGAAGGAAGATTTCAGGGAGAAAAAAAAGAGTCTTTGA
- the LOC133630527 gene encoding uncharacterized protein LOC133630527 isoform X1, protein MDYQHVLVYFMWTFTAVSAQDVKYFLKGQDIHLMPSISEQPIHFIWLHNGNDVVLFTGTEDFVLSSYKNRITLDRVSAELIIKNATYEDSGVYLLEMNINNKQDTFQCEIKVIDKVSKPNISCEMSDTKQATLVCSTESKHPHLLKFKWSSPGKEQTGPNLTITVRNEDDDQVYRCDVSNPLTNETASFTTKDCFLGKRSDALWIIIVCIFILVIILCCVLYIKCQYLKVSKERDKNTSSLDQVLTLPSNSGLKVLTDEEEMDSEGAMRLTASVHALHSSSTDINTIIKLSDTSNDQQVHLKNSEENVKTDDFLSGATLSHWGVIRRRSNSWSGINTTYDRNVHLKKKEDFREKKKSL, encoded by the exons TTTCTGCACAGGATGTGAAATATTTCCTGAAGGGTCAGGACATACACTTGATGCCATCCATCTCTGAACAACCTATTCATTTTATCTGGCTACATAATGGAAATGATGTGGTATTGTTTACTGGCACGGAGGACTTTGTGCTTTCTTCATACAAGAACAGAATCACTCTGGACCGGGTCTCTGCAGAACTCATCATCAAAAACGCCACATATGAAGACAGTGGAGTCTATCTCCTAGAAATGAACATAAACAACAAGCAGGATACTTTCCAGTGTGAAATTAAAGTTATAG ACAAAGTATCCAAACCCAACATATCCTGTGAGATGAGCGACACAAAGCAGGCGACACTTGTGTGCTCAACAGAGTCCAAACATCCTCATTTATTAAAGTTTAAGTGGAGCTCACCAGGAAAGGAGCAGACTGGACCAAATTTAACAATAACTGTCAGGAATGAAGATGATGATCAAGTTTATCGTTGTGATGTCAGCAACCCTCTGACCAATGAAACAGCTTCATTCACCACTAAGGACTGCTTCCTGG GTAAAAGATCAGATGCTCTATGGATTATCATAGTCTGTATCTTCATTCTGGTCATCATCTTGTGTTGTGTTTTATACATAAAATGTCAATATCTAAAAG TGTCCAAAGAGCGTGATAAAAACACATCCTCCTTAGACCAAGTACTCACTCTTCCCTCCAACTCAG GATTGAAGGTGTTGACTGATGAGGAGGAGATGGATTCAGAAGGAGCCATGCGACTCACTGCTTCTGTTCATGCACTTCATTCCTCTTCAACAGACATAAACACTATCATTAAACTTTCAGATACCAGCAATGATCAGCAAGTTCATCTGAAAAATTCGGAGGAAAATGTGAAAACAGATGACTTCCTGAGTGGAGCGACACTCAGTCATTGGGGAGTAATTAGAAGACGAAGCAACAGTTGGTCAGGAATAAATACTACATATGACAGAAATGTGCATCTCAAAAAGAAGGAAGATTTCAGGGAGAAAAAAAAGAGTCTTTGA
- the LOC133630527 gene encoding CD48 antigen-like isoform X5, with translation MPSISEQPIHFIWLHNGNDVVLFTGTEDFVLSSYKNRITLDRVSAELIIKNATYEDSGVYLLEMNINNKQDTFQCEIKVIDKVSKPNISCEMSDTKQATLVCSTESKHPHLLKFKWSSPGKEQTGPNLTITVRNEDDDQVYRCDVSNPLTNETASFTTKDCFLGKRSDALWIIIVCIFILVIILCCVLYIKCQYLKVSKERDKNTSSLDQVLTLPSNSGLKVLTDEEEMDSEGAMRLTASVHALHSSSTDINTIIKLSDTSNDQQVHLKNSEENVKTDDFLSGATLSHWGVIRRRSNSWSGINTTYDRNVHLKKKEDFREKKKSL, from the exons ATGCCATCCATCTCTGAACAACCTATTCATTTTATCTGGCTACATAATGGAAATGATGTGGTATTGTTTACTGGCACGGAGGACTTTGTGCTTTCTTCATACAAGAACAGAATCACTCTGGACCGGGTCTCTGCAGAACTCATCATCAAAAACGCCACATATGAAGACAGTGGAGTCTATCTCCTAGAAATGAACATAAACAACAAGCAGGATACTTTCCAGTGTGAAATTAAAGTTATAG ACAAAGTATCCAAACCCAACATATCCTGTGAGATGAGCGACACAAAGCAGGCGACACTTGTGTGCTCAACAGAGTCCAAACATCCTCATTTATTAAAGTTTAAGTGGAGCTCACCAGGAAAGGAGCAGACTGGACCAAATTTAACAATAACTGTCAGGAATGAAGATGATGATCAAGTTTATCGTTGTGATGTCAGCAACCCTCTGACCAATGAAACAGCTTCATTCACCACTAAGGACTGCTTCCTGG GTAAAAGATCAGATGCTCTATGGATTATCATAGTCTGTATCTTCATTCTGGTCATCATCTTGTGTTGTGTTTTATACATAAAATGTCAATATCTAAAAG TGTCCAAAGAGCGTGATAAAAACACATCCTCCTTAGACCAAGTACTCACTCTTCCCTCCAACTCAG GATTGAAGGTGTTGACTGATGAGGAGGAGATGGATTCAGAAGGAGCCATGCGACTCACTGCTTCTGTTCATGCACTTCATTCCTCTTCAACAGACATAAACACTATCATTAAACTTTCAGATACCAGCAATGATCAGCAAGTTCATCTGAAAAATTCGGAGGAAAATGTGAAAACAGATGACTTCCTGAGTGGAGCGACACTCAGTCATTGGGGAGTAATTAGAAGACGAAGCAACAGTTGGTCAGGAATAAATACTACATATGACAGAAATGTGCATCTCAAAAAGAAGGAAGATTTCAGGGAGAAAAAAAAGAGTCTTTGA